A window of the Lolium perenne isolate Kyuss_39 chromosome 7, Kyuss_2.0, whole genome shotgun sequence genome harbors these coding sequences:
- the LOC127319118 gene encoding flavonol synthase/flavanone 3-hydroxylase, whose product MAGMDQSVQVLASLLDTLPPEFVQPEHKQPGATTTFSGAAAATELPLIDMSMWNAGCCIAEAAREWGIFQVVNHGVPSEAVAELQRVGREFFALPQEEKERYALDPASERTEGYGSTLGREPDDKKVWGDFLFNIVAPPAAVNLEMWPKDPHGYREANEAYCGHMQRLTRTLFESLSVELGLEQGAMAEALGGDDVMFLQKINFYPPCPQPELALGVTPHTDLCALTVLVPNEVQGLQVSKDGHWYDVNYVHGALIVNIGDQIEIFSNGRYKAALHRAMVSKEKTRMSWPVFLEPPLEQVVGPHHQLVTDETPAKYNANTFKHYKYCKFNKLPL is encoded by the exons ATGGCGGGGATGGATCAGAGCGTGCAGGTGCTGGCGTCCTTGTTGGACACGCTCCCGCCGGAGTTCGTGCAGCCCGAGCACAAGCAGCCGGGCGCGACGACCACGTTCAGCGGTGCGGCGGCGGCCACAGAGCTCCCCCTGATAGACATGTCCATGTGGAACGCCGGCTGCTGCATCGCGGAGGCAGCTCGGGAGTGGGGGATCTTCCAGGTGGTGAACCACGGCGTGCCGTCGGAAGCTGTGGCGGAGCTGCAGCGCGTGGGGCGTGAGTTCTTCGCCCTGCCGCAGGAGGAGAAGGAGCGGTACGCCCTGGACCCGGCCTCCGAAAGGACCGAGGGCTATGGCTCCACGCTGGGGCGGGAACCCGATGACAAGAAGGTGTGGGGCGACTTCCTCTTCAACAtcgtcgcgccgccggccgcGGTCAACCTCGAGATGTGGCCGAAGGATCCGCATGGATACAGGGAGGCGAACGAGGCCTACTGCGGGCACATGCAGCGGCTGACGCGGACGCTGTTCGAGAGCCTCTCCGTGGAGCTGGGGCTGGAGCAGGGCGCCATGGCGGAGGCGTTGGGCGGCGACGACGTGATGTTCTTGCAGAAGATCAATTTCTACCCGCCATGCCCGCAGCCGGAGCTCGCGCTCGGCGTCACGCCGCACACCGATCTTTGCGCCCTCACTGTCCTCGTGCCCAACGAGGTGCAGGGCCTCCAGGTGTCCAAGGACGGCCACTGGTACGACGTCAACTACGTGCACGGCGCCCTCATCGTCAACATTGGCGACCAGATCGAG ATTTTCAGCAACGGGAGGTACAAGGCAGCGCTGCACCGGGCGATGGTAAGCAAGGAGAAGACGCGGATGTCGTGGCCGGTATTCTTGGAGCCGCCCCTGGAGCAAGTTGTCGGGCCTCACCACCAGCTCGTCACCGACGAGACCCCGGCCAAGTACAATGCCAATACGTTCAAGCATTACAAGTACTGCAAGTTCAACAAGCTACCCCTATGA
- the LOC127319115 gene encoding uncharacterized protein → MAPATRSVVLRLDDLALPPRYLTVASDLPVSHLLRSLPLPSSSFYLTSDGRPFSPSAPVAALPPSASLQLRLRALRGGGGDGGSTCAESRDCYLSMYLAKKPDKADPNEARLSRFTCCALSGEPLAAPAVADRLGNLFNKEPLVEALLHKRLPKALSHIRGLKDMIPIHLHPKPGAADEEVRFQCPVTGFEFNGKSQFLVLRGCGHVLSVKALKEVKTPGCLVCHKEFEEADKMPINGTEEEVAALRQRMEEERGKLKDKKDKKLANGLSGSKHAAPAAIADTEKLENGKKGEAAPAKRYKAADHAPAYANKKVYASIFTSSNKSDFKETYSCRSLPLGRN, encoded by the coding sequence ATGGCGCCCGCCACCAGATCCGTCGTCCTCCGCCTCGACGACCTCGCCCTCCCGCCGCGGTACCTCACCGTCGCCTCCGACCTCCCGGTCTCCCACCTCCTCCGCTCCCTCccgctcccctcctcctccttctacCTCACCTCCGATGGCCGCCCCTTCTCCCCATCCGCCCCCGTCGCCGCCCTCCCGCCGTCCGCCTCCCTCCAGCTCCGCCTCCGCGCGCTCCGCGGCGggggcggcgacggcggctcAACCTGCGCCGAGTCGCGCGACTGCTACCTCTCCATGTACCTCGCCAAGAAGCCCGACAAGGCCGACCCCAACGAGGCCCGCCTCTCCCGCTTCACCTGCTGCGCGCTCTCGGgcgagcccctggccgcgcccgcCGTCGCGGATCGCCTCGGCAACCTCTTCAACAAGGAGCCCCTCGTCGAGGCGCTCCTACACAAGCGCCTGCCCAAGGCGCTCTCGCACATCCGCGGCCTCAAGGACATGATCCCCATCCACCTGCACCCCAAGCCCGGCGCGGCCGACGAGGAGGTCCGTTTCCAGTGCCCCGTCACCGGGTTCGAGTTCAACGGCAAGTCCCAGTTCCTTGTGCTCCGAGGATGCGGCCACGTGCTCAGCGTCAAGGCTCTCAAGGAGGTGAAGACGCCCGGCTGTTTGGTGTGCCATAAGGAGTTCGAGGAGGCCGACAAGATGCCCATCAACGGGACTGAGGAGGAGGTGGCGGCGTTGAGGCAGAGgatggaggaggagagagggaaGTTGAAGGACAAGAAGGATAAGAAGCTGGCCAATGGCCTGAGTGGGAGTAAGCATGCTGCTCCGGCTGCTATAGCAGACACTGAGAAGTTGGAGAACGGGAAGAAAGGGGAGGCTGCCCCAGCAAAGCGGTATAAGGCTGCCGATCATGCACCGGCTTATGCAAACAAGAAAGTGTATGCGTCGATTTTCACTTCCTCCAACAAGTCCGATTTCAAGGAGACCTACTCATGCCGCTCACTCCCCCTGGGAAGGAACTAA
- the LOC127319114 gene encoding protein FAR1-RELATED SEQUENCE 5: MSTDREVITRVETADVQYNAADTGREVIAGADIADVPHNAATAGGEVTRGADVSNVQYDAAAAAQPVSSFAVDSSQDHVTMATSSPLAGDKTMHTPTERASTFMATIQSSSTLSGVKASATIANSNEVHGTSSESLLVPKVGMAFKSEEDAYEFYNEYAGKIGFSIRKSHSKLRPDKSVYQKHIVCSNEGERGTHSKHDTLKQNAATRSRCDARIQFSITREGVWTVQKVVLEHNHYLASPDKRHMLRSQRRLVESDKLVIGHMREAGLKPAQVFNFFKQWYGGPQHVPFLRVDSNNYIGRERKKYLDVNDAQTMLEFLKNKQLEDPSFFYAIQLDEEDCRIANFFWADGQAIMDYACFGDALSFDTTFQTNKFEMPFAPLLGTNHHKQTILFGAALLFDETTDSFIWLFNTFLTAMSGKRPVTIFTDQCAAMAKAIDKVFPGTKHRLCLWHIYQNAAKHLSHVISNHPRFLADFKRVVYLENSVAYFEQKWQELLITYDLVENSWIQTLYGLREKWAAVYRNDSFSADMTSTQRSEGMNNVFKKQFRKKLCVSELLVEYEKCAASLRENELDADFKSRKSKPVPFVRNLPMLKIAAESYTRRIYNDFEEEFKQQHSVKCESISIVGTIRTYKVMAMPFEDDALVIFNHEDVTISCSCRKYESKGLLCKHALRVLNINEVFTLPSQYILHRWTKYAKRGYSSNNQDSPQDTLQTRAARISRKATAVALKCSVSEELLVELEKAIDMLDLEADESLSQRGPAKPESVRMNSNVSNDFITNGNISFKVPQAIKGPMVKRAKDALEKKGTKKAKTGTKKPKSGTKKGVANKVKADTTLGEGHQPLTGTFDANTGTNIAIPHIPNNMYHGQNPLQFTAGIGPNITMPHYSNNMFHGQGPLQFTAGTSSNITMPHFSNNMFPGQGPLQFSGSFEASTSSNSTVPHFTNTTFHGDSSTMFRPFIQGGYTELLLQTDQALEVLHPSRRLDFDEPTPGGRKE, from the exons ATGTCCACCGATCGCGAGGTGATAACACGAGTTGAGACCGCCGATGTCCAGTACAACGCTGCTGACACCGGACGAGAGGTGATCGCAGGAGCCGATATCGCCGATGTTCCGCACAACGCGGCTACCGCCGGGGGTGAGGTGACCAGAGGAGCCGACGTCTCCAATGTCCAGTacgacgctgccgccgccgcgcaaCCGGTTTCCTCCTTCGCAGTTGACTCATCTCAAGATCATGTTACCATGGCCACCTCCTCACCCCTTGCTGGTGACAAGACAATGCACACACCAACTGAACGGGCTTCCACGTTCATGGCGACGATCCAATCAAGCTCAACTCTTTCCGGCGTGAAAGCTTCAGCTACAATAGCAAACTCCAATGAG GTGCATGGTACTAGTTCTGAATCACTACTTGTTCCTAAAGTTGGAATGGCTTTCAAGTCGGAAGAAGATGCATACGAATTTTACAACGAGTATGCCGGTAAGATTGGTTTTAGCATCCGAAAGAGCCACTCAAAGTTGAGACCTGATAAATCAGTATATCAGAAACATATAGTTTGTAGTAATGAAGGGGAAAGAGGTACTCATTCGAAACATGACACTCTGAAACAAAATGCTGCCACAAGATCTCGTTGCGATGCCCGTATTCAGTTTAGCATTACTCGCGAGGGAGTTTGGACGGTGCAAAAGGTTGTACTTGAGCACAATCATTATCTCGCAAGTCCAGATAAGAGACATATGTTGCGGTCACAACGTCGTTTGGTAGAGTCTGATAAACTTGTGATTGGTCATATGAGGGAAGCAGGATTAAAGCCCGCCCAAGTGTTCAACTTTTTCAAGCAGTGGTATGGAGGACCTCAGCATGTACCTTTCTTGCGGGTGGATAGCAATAACTATATTGGCCGTGAGCGAAAGAAGTATTTGGATGTCAATGATGCACAAACAATGCTGGAATTCTTGAAAAACAAACAGTTAGAAGATCCTTCTTTTTTTTATGCCATACAATTAGATGAGGAGGATTGCCGGATAGCTAATTTCTTTTGGGCTGATGGTCAAGCTATCATGGACTATGCTTGCTTTGGCGATGCTTTGTCATTTGACACCACTTTTCAAACAAATAAGTTTGAAATGCCCTTTGCACCACTTCTTGGAACTAACCATCATAAACAGACAATTCTTTTTGGAGCCGCACTATTATTTGATGAAACCACCGATTCATTTATATGGCTCTTCAACACATTTTTAACAGCGATGTCTGGCAAACGACCTGTTACAATCTTCACAGATCAATGTGCCGCTATGGCCAAGGCAATTGACAAAGTTTTTCCAGGCACGAAGCACCGTCTCTGTCTTTGGCACATTTATCAAAATGCTGCCAAGCATCTTAGCCATGTAATTTCAAATCATCCTCGATTTCTTGCTGACTTTAAGAGAGTTGTATACCTTGAAAATTCAGTGGCATACTTTGAGCAGAAGTGGCAAGAATTATTGATTACTTATGATCTTGTGGAGAACTCATGGATACAAACTCTATATGGTTTGCGTGAGAAGTGGGCTGCGGTGTACCGCAATGATTCATTTTCTGCTGACATGACCTCAACTCAAAGAAGTGAAGGTATGAACAATGTGTTCAAGAAACAATTTCGCAAGAAGCTCTGTGTTTCAGAGCTCTTAGTAGAATATGAGAAGTGTGCTGCTAGCCTTCGTGAAAATGAACTAGATGCAGATTTCAAGTCACGAAAGTCTAAACCGGTTCCTTTTGTAAGAAATTTACCTATGTTGAAGATTGCAGCTGAGTCATATACAAGGAGGATTTATAATGATTTTGAGGAGGAGTTCAAACAACAACATTCAGTCAAGTGCGAAAGTATTTCCATAGTTGGAACAATCAGAACATATAAGGTCATGGCGATGCCATTTGAGGATGACGCACTAGTTATCTTTAATCATGAGGATGTGACCATATCATGTTCCTGTAGAAAGTATGAATCCAAAG GTCTATTGTGCAAGCATGCTCTGCGAGTGTTGAACATCAATGAAGTTTTCACTTTGCCATCGCAATATATACTACACAGGTGGACAAAATATGCAAAAAGAGGTTATTCTTCGAATAACCAGGACAGTCCTCAAGACACTTTACAAACACGCGCTGCTCGCATTTCTCGGAAAGCAACCGCTGTTGCACTTAAGTGCTCTGTTTCAGAAGAACTTCTTGTAGAATTGGAGAAAGCTATAGATATGCTAGATCTAGAAGCAGATGAATCACTAAGCCAAAGAGGACCAGCCAAACCTGAAAGTGTTCGTATGAATTCGAATGTGTCCAATGACTTTATAACCAATGGAAACATATCATTTAAAGTTCCCCAAGCAATAAAAGGTCCAATGGTAAAAAGAGCAAAAGATGCACTTGAAAAGAAAGGAACAAAGAAGGCAAAGACAGGAACAAAGAAGCCAAAATCTGGAACAAAAAAAG GTGTTGCAAACAAAGTAAAGGCTGATACTACGCTCGGAGAAGGCCATCAACCGTTAACC GGAACTTTTGACGCAAATACAGGAACTAATATAGCAATTCCACACATCCCAAATAATATGTATCACGGACAAAATCCTCTACAGTTTACC GCAGGAATAGGTCCTAATATTACAATGCCGCACTACTCTAATAATATGTTTCATGGACAAGGTCCTCTACAATTTACT GCAGGAACAAGCTCTAATATTACAATGCCGCACTTTTCTAATAATATGTTTCCTGGACAAGGTCCCTTACAATTTTCT GGATCTTTTGAGGCAAGCACAAGTTCTAATAGTACAGTACCACACTTCACAAATACTACCTTTCACGGAGATTCTTCGACCATGTTTCGTCCATTCATCCAAGGAGGATACACTGAACTTCTACTTCAAACTGATCAAGCTTTGGAGGTGCTACACCCTTCGCGAAGATTGGATTTTGATGAACCAACTCCTGGAGGACGGAAGGAGTAG